Proteins co-encoded in one Amaranthus tricolor cultivar Red isolate AtriRed21 chromosome 7, ASM2621246v1, whole genome shotgun sequence genomic window:
- the LOC130818697 gene encoding endoglucanase 11-like, with protein IFATIPFSFSEFTSKNYGEALSKSLLYFEAQRSGHLPYNQRVAWRSHSGLLDGLQQGVDLVGGYYDAGDNVKFGLPMAFTMTMLSWSVLENGKDIMNAGEYVHALEAIKWGTDYFIKAHTHPTLLWVQVGDGYTDHYCWQRPEDMTTSRRAYKIDEKNPGSEVAGETAAAMAAASLVFRTTNPHYSNMLLDHAQQLFKFGDNYRGKYDESIKEVKGYYPSYSGYKDELLWGALWLYMATKNVNYLEYVINNAALFGGVTWAVNEFSWDIKYAGVQIIASMLVNDGKNDKHKQILNQYKSKAEHYICGFLNKNKVNNVKRTPGGLLYTRKWNNMQYVSNAAFLLSVYSHYLQTTRQTLNCALGEVNSQQMFSLVKSQVDYILGSNPMGISYLVGLGPKYPLRVHHRGASVPSFRVNKEFIGCTEGYNNWYGHPNPNHNVLNGALVGGPNDQDEFVDKRSNYPQTEACTYNVAPLVGVLAKLHSLYTLPINHSYV; from the exons atatttgcaACTATACCCTTTTCTTTCTCTGAATTTACTTCAAAAAATTATGGGGAAGCTCTTTCTAAGAGTTTATTGTACTTTGAAGCGCAGCGTTCAGGGCATTTACCTTATAACCAAAGAGTTGCTTGGAGATCTCATTCTGGTCTCCTTGATGGCCTTCAACAAGGG GTTGATTTGGTTGGTGGGTATTATGATGCGGGTGATAATGTGAAATTCGGACTACCCATGGCTTTCACAATGACAATGCTATCATGGAGTGTTCTTGAAAACGGGAAAGACATTATGAATGCTGGAGAATATGTTCATGCCCTTGAAGCAATTAAATGGGGAACTGATTATTTCATCAAAGCTCATACTCATCCTACTCTCTTGTGGGTCCAG GTAGGTGATGGCTACACCGATCACTATTGTTGGCAACGACCAGAAGATATGACAACATCACGACGAGCTTACAAGATCGACGAGAAAAATCCGGGATCGGAAGTAGCCGGAGAGACGGCGGCAGCAATGGCAGCTGCGTCCTTAGTGTTTAGGACAACTAACCCACATTACTCTAACATGCTTTTGGACCATGCTCAACAA ttaTTTAAGTTTGGTGACAATTATAGAGGGAAATATGATGAAAGTATAAAAGAAGTAAAGGGTTATTACCCTTCATATAGTGGGTATAAAGATGAGTTGTTATGGGGAGCTTTGTGGTTATACATGGCCACAAAAAATGTGAATTATTTGGAATATGTCATCAATAATGCTGCTTTATTTGGAGGAGTTACTTGGGCTGTAAATGAATTTAGTTGGGATATCAAATATGCTGGTGTTCAAATTATTGCTTCCATG ttGGTAAATGATGGGAAGAATGATAAACACAAGCAAATATTAAATCAATACAAATCAAAAGCAGAACACTACATTTGTGGCTTTCTCAACAAAAACAAAGTCAACAATGTAAAGCGCACCCCAGGAGGTTTACTATACACCCGTAAATGGAATAATATGCAATATGTATCAAACGCAGCGTTTCTTCTTTCAGTCTATTCTCATTACCTTCAAACGACGCGTCAAACTCTAAATTGCGCCCTTGGAGaagtgaactcgcaacaaatgTTCTCCCTTGTCAAATCACAAGTAGACTATATTTTGGGCTCTAACCCAATGGGCATTAGCTATTTGGTCGGGCTTGGGCCCAAATACCCATTAAGAGTCCATCATAGGGGTGCATCAGTCCCATCCTTTAGAGTCAATAAGGAATTTATTGGGTGTACTGAGGGATACAATAATTGGTATGGAcatccaaatccaaatcataatGTTTTGAATGGAGCACTCGTTGGTGGGCCCAATGATCAAGATGAGTTTGTTGATAAGAGGAGCAATTATCCTCAAACTGAGGCTTGTACATATAATGTTGCCCCTTTAGTTGGGGTTCTTGCTAAATTACATAGTTTATATACTCTTCCTATTAATCATTCTTATGTTTAG
- the LOC130818283 gene encoding chaperone protein dnaJ GFA2, mitochondrial — protein MAMSQRIRLSLPLFHKLLASEKINPSFIKAEVFNLFSAHGHHSYFTSTSGLARAFQSPCINNVYNGSWLLYEGLNKTFCAKRLFHGSAALSKNYYDVLGVGKNATQSELKKAFYALAKKHHPDMNKDDPDAEKTFQEINKAYEVLKDEQERAVYDQMGHEAYVQGKESGGSSSYETSGFNFGDLFRNPFNFEDIFTPRKGQDVELSLELSFMEAVRGCSKTVTYRTTLPCESCGGTGVPPGTKPETCRRCKGKGMMFMEKGPIAIQTTCVSCGGSGKIYQATCKSCGGYRVVQGSKSVKLDIVPGVDNNESIKVSRSGGADPDGYGPGDLYVKIKVREDPVFRREGSDIHVDAILTITQAILGGTIQVPTLTGDVVLKVRPGTQPGQKVVLKKKGIKARNSSTFGDQFVHFNVSIPTNLTRRQRELIEEFAKEEQGEYDNRAEAGASR, from the exons ATGGCAATGAGTCAACGAATTAGATTAAGCCTTCCTCTTTTCCATAAATTATTAGCATCTGAAAAGATAAACCCTAGTTTCATAAAGGCTgag GTCTTCAATTTGTTTTCTGCTCATGGTCATCATTCGTATTTTACGTCTACTAGTGGATTAGCTAGGGCTTTTCAGAGCCCTTGCATAAATAATG TCTACAATGGTAGTTGGTTGCTGTACGAGGGTTTAAATAAAACGTTTTGTGCTAAAAGATTGTTTCATGGCTCAG CTGCTTTgtcaaaaaattattatgacGTCCTTGGCGTGGGCAAGAATGCTACTCAATCTGAACTCAAGAAAGCTTTCTATGCG ttggcaaagaaacatcatccAGATATGAATAAAGATGATCCCGATGCTGAAAAAACATTTCAGGAGATTAACAAGGCTTATGAG GTTTTGAAAGATGAGCAAGAACGTGCAGTTTATGATCAG ATGGGCCATGAAGCATATGTACAAGGCAAAGAATCTGGTGGCTCTAGTTCTTATGAGACTAGCGGTTTTAATTTTGGTGATCTTTTTCGGAATCCTTTTAAT TTTGAGGACATTTTCACCCCAAGAAAGGGCCAAGACGTGGAGTTATCCTTAGAGCTGTCCTTCATGGAAGCTGTGCGGGGATGTTCTAAAACAGTGACATATCGAACAACCTTGCCCTGTGAATCTTGTG GTGGAACTGGTGTTCCGCCTGGAACCAAACCCGAGACATGTAGACGGTGTAAAGGAAAAGGCATG ATGTTTATGGAAAAAGGTCCAATCGCCATCCAGACTACTTGTGTTAGTTGTGGTGGATCAGGGAAGATATATCAG GCAACTTGCAAATCCTGTGGTGGATATCGAGTGGTACAGGGATCAAAGTCAGTCAAACTGGATATTGTTCCTG GTGTggataataatgaaagtatcaAGGTGTCCAGAAGTGGTGGGGCTGATCCTGATGGATATGGTCCAGGTGATCTTTATGTTAAAATCAAG GTCAGAGAAGACCCAGTTTTCAGGAGAGAAGGCTCTGACATCCATGTTGATGCTATTTTAACTATTACCCAG GCAATTTTGGGTGGTACGATCCAAGTTCCAACCCTTACTGGAGATGTTGTCCTTAAG GTTCGTCCTGGGACCCAGCCAGGTCAGAAGGTTGTGCTGAAGAAAAAAG GGATCAAAGCAAGGAACTCTTCCACTTTTGGTGATCAGTTTGTACACTTCAATGTTAGCATTCCAAC GAACTTGACCCGGCGGCAGCGAGAACTTATTGAAGAATTTGCAAAAGAAGAGCAAGGAGAATATGATAACCGGGCTGAAGCAGGGGCCTCTCGATAA
- the LOC130818273 gene encoding uncharacterized protein LOC130818273 codes for MEIYNSKSILHDIKSRELHGFKGRKRPLFTYSTSIEEQIDEPSCSRGVATSHNGESTPPMSISFAKTIKNAHILGFTDEVGYMNLIDTRMKLKSSATHQENAEKAIVSSWVTHDNSVYDFCWIKDDTRVLTASADHTIKVWDVDQKKCCAVLRGHSGSVKSVSNHPTNFDLLVSGSRDGSFALWDLRCNTRQGTHWIMPNELVNEAHTTAKRKRSVKGKTASTTITSVLYLKDEASIATAGAVDSVVKIWDTRNLRAPFAHACPLQDCGTETNGRHGITSLSQDLNGVLLSASCTDNRVYLYNVLQLKKGPISSYTGSQIGSFFIKSSISPDASHILCGSGDGNAYIWQVNDPEQDPIALTSHEKEVTTVDWCLHEPGKIATASDDYTVRFWNVENRQCLLPRNCIRKRVSAFPRTDCKELSQQRDHPSSSTQDETVIQDQSLVELVKTPDATPSLFSRNRSLTGLNLNEAFDKTSESAAMSPSSVLSPPSSIKKKTIRDYFVVY; via the exons ATGGAGATCTACAACTCCAAATCAATCCTCCACGACATTAAATCAAGAGAGCTTCATGGGTTTAAAG GAAGAAAACGACCATTGTTTACCTATAGTACATCAATAGAGGAACAAATTGATGAGCCTAGCTGTAGTAGAGGTGTTGCAACTTCCCATAATGGCGAATCGACTCCTCCTATGTCTATTTCTTTTGCTAAG ACAATAAAAAATGCCCATATTCTGGGTTTTACCGATGAAGTAGGTTATATGAACTTGATTGATACCAGAATGAAGCTCAAATCTTCTGCAACCCACCAAGAAAATGCag AAAAGGCAATCGTATCGAGCTGGGTAACCCATGATAATTCTGTTTATGATTTTTGCTGGATTAAG GATGATACCCGTGTTTTGACAGCTTCAGCTGACCACACT ATTAAGGTATGGGATGTCGATCAAAAAAAATGTTGTGCAGTGCTAAGAGGTCATTCCGGCAGTGTTAAATCTGTCTCTAATCACCCTACAAATTTTG ATCTTCTTGTATCTGGCTCAAGAGATGGTTCGTTTGCACTGTGGGACCTGAGGTGTAATACTCGCCAAGGGACGCATtggataat GCCAAATGAACTGGTTAATGAAGCTCATACAACAGCTAAACGAAAGCGGTCTGTAAAGGGAAAG ACTGCTTCGACGACTATAACATCAGTTCTCTATCTCAAAGATGAAGCCTCCATTGCCACCGCAGGAGCGGTAGACAG TGTTGTAAAGATTTGGGACACGAGAAATCTTCGAGCCCCATTTGCGCATGCTTGTCCACTACAGGATTGTGGGACAGAGACG AATGGGAGACATGGTATAACAAGTTTATCACAAGATCTTAATGGGGTGCTGCTTTCTGCATCTTGTACGGATAATAG AGTATATTTATATAATGTTCTTCAACTCAAAAAGGGTCCGATCAGTTCCTATACAGGCAGCCAAATCGGGTCATTTTTTATAAAG TCATCGATTAGTCCAGATGCATCTCACATACTATGTGGATCAGGAGATGGAAATGCTTACATATGGCAG GTAAATGATCCTGAGCAAGATCCCATTGCTTTAACAAGCCATGAAAAAGAAGTCACAACAGTTGATTG GTGTCTACACGAACCGGGAAAGATTGCCACTGCTTCAGATGATTACACA GTTCGCTTTTGGAATGTCGAAAACAGACAATGTCTTTTACCAAGAAATTGCATCCGGAAGAGAGTGAGTGCATTTCCAAGAACCGACTGCAAAGAGCTGTCCCAGCAGAGGGATCATCCGAGTAGTTCAACTCAGGACGAAACAGTTATACAAGATCAAAGCTTAGTCGAGTTAGTGAAGACACCTGATGCCACGCCTAGTCTATTCAGTAGAAACAGGTCACTGACAGGACTAAATTTGAATGAGGCCTTCGATAAAACATCTGAATCTGCAGCGATGAGCCCTTCTTCCGTTCTAAGTCCTCCATCTTCCATTAAGAAAAAAACTATTCGAGATTATTTTGTAGTGTATTAG